The Styela clava chromosome 2, kaStyClav1.hap1.2, whole genome shotgun sequence genome contains a region encoding:
- the LOC120336188 gene encoding uncharacterized protein LOC120336188, translated as MTQTCDQAESRSCLGRGEKCLFYGTSVLKHRRRVEEVFPCDGIFIRQLHRNIFVSKQKGATFKNSGKRVSGRIHFYAQMLLAVFVFVSWITTASTLPIEPNESMLIPELKTIKTPSASSELMQRSSENKNNSKHPILQEIISLEDFKSEADKPIIEAPKLQAVRKRYKKCKNPYRKDYCMNGGRCEWISALEQPRCACKNGWKGERCRTYQVDFDQGEAEPRDQTLVISLVLSLFGVLGIALVGCICWRRVKFLQTHKDEINENTAMVTCEQERSNSVPR; from the exons ATGACACAAACATGCGATCAAGCAGAAAGCAGGTCGTGCCTAGGTCGGGGCGAAAAATGTCTTTTTTACGGCACATCGGTGTTGAAGCACCGAAGACGAGTAGAAGAAGTTTTCCCGTGTGATGGAATCTTTATAAGACAATtacacagaaatatatttgtatccAAACAAAAAGGTGCAACATTCAAGAATTCCGGGAAAAGGGTATCTGGAAGAATACATTTTTATGCCCAGATGTTATTAGCAG TATTTGTGTTCGTTTCCTGGATCACAACAGCATCAACTCTCCCTATCGAGCCAAATGAATCGATGTTGATACCggaattaaaaacaataaaaacgcCATCAGCTTCGTCAGAATTGATGCAGAGAAgctcagaaaataaaaacaattcaaagCATCCCATTCTACAAGAAATCATTTCACTGGAAGATTTCAAATCAGAAGCGGATAAACCTATAATAG AAGCACCTAAACTACAAGCTGTGAGAAAACGTTACAAGAAATGTAAAAATCCATATCGAAAGGATTACTGTATGAATGGAGGACGATGTGAATGGATATCAGCCCTCGAACAACCACGCTGCGC gTGCAAAAATGGATGGAAAGGTGAAAGGTGTAGAACATATCAAGTTGATTTTGACCAAGGCGAAGCAGAACCACGAGATCAAACACTGGTTATTTCACTAGTATTATCCCTTTTTGGCGTTCTCGGAATTGCTCTAGTTGGGTGCATATGTTGGAG ACGGGTCAAGTTCCTTCAAACACACAAGGACGAGATCAATGAAAATACAGCGATGGTAACATGCGAACAAGAAAGATCTAACTCAGTTCCTAGATGA